The genomic stretch CACGACACCGGGGCGGGCTACCTGTCCCACCGCTACGACTCGGTCTACCACGACCCCAAAACCGGTGAGCAAAAGGGCGGTCTCAGCAATTTTGAAGATGAGTACACCGAAGTCGGTGGCTACTACATTCTTTCTCGCCGCGCCATCGAAACCGCTACTGATGGCGGCACCGATCGCCAGGAGTTTGTGTTCTCCAACATTGCTCTGATCGAAAGCTAGTAGTCAGTCAAGTTAAATGGGACGGGTTGACGGTTTACGGTAAACGGTTCACGGTCAGCGGTTTAAGGTGAGCCGTGAACCGTTTTCCCTAAGTCGCAGCTCCCGTCATTATTTTTTTGGCTGAACACTAGTCCTTGACCAAAGCCCATCAGGATAGGTATCACCCGTGCTGCTTGGTCAGCACGGGTTTTTACTAGCGGAGGACGATCGACTGCAAACCCGCCCGAATCCGCCTGCTGCAATATGGTGCTGTTTCGTAGCCAATATCCAGATCTGCCCCGTCACCCTCTGGTGGTGTGCGCCTCTTTGGTCGAAAACCCCATGAATTTGGGCATGCTGTGCCGCACTGCCGAGGCCTTTCGGCTAGAGAGCCTGGTGCTCAGCGATTTAGCGCTGGCCCAAAACCGCAAGTTTCGCCAAGGAGCGGTGGCAACCCACCAGTGGCAACCCCTGGAAGCCTGCCCTGGCGAGCAGCTGCCCCAGTGGCTGGCGGAGCGACGACAGCAGGGCTACAGCCCCATTGCCCTAGACCTAGACCCCCAGGCTACGCCCCTGCCCAAGCTGCGCTTTCTGGAGCGCACGGTGCTGGTGCTGGGGCGCGAGCTGACGGGCATTCCCCCGACGGTAGGAGCGGCCTGCGACCGGCTGGTGGCGATCCCGCAGTACGGGGTGGTGCAGTCGCTCAATGTGCAGACGGCGGCGGCCCTGGCGATCTACGCCTACCTCGGCCAGTGGGGAATGCCCCCTCGCCTTTAGCCCCCTCGCCTTTAGAATGAAGGGTGTAGCGTAATTGTGATGTTGGCCTATGCCGCCCCGTTGGCCCCGTAAACCCACCCGAGAAGACCCCGCCTACCGCAAGCTAGAAGACCGGATCAATTTTGCGGTGCATGTGGCGGCGTTTACCGCTGTTAACTCGGGACTGTGGTTTTTTCATACCCTGAATCCTGAGTGGGTGCCCTGGGTAAGTAAAGTTACGCTGGCCTGGCTACCCGTGCTGCTGGCTAATGCTGTCTACATTTTTGCGATCGCAGACTACTCCCCCACGCCCCTGGCGTCCCCTGGCGATCCTGACCCCAATTCAGAGCCTTAGATGGAGAACCCAAGCTATGTCTGACGCCTCTACCGCCCGCGCCATTGAGTCTTTAGCCGCCACCATTGGCGATAAGGTGTATCTCGATGTGGCCAAGTGGCACCTGTACCTAAGGGACGCCAAACTGCACACCCCCCTGGCCGAAAAGCTCTATCCCCTAGTGGCTGGCGACAAAGTGACCGAATCCGCTGTAGCGGACATTTTGACCAGTACGTCGGTGGCCATCGGCGGTGGGCAAAAGACCGTCACCCTGGCCGATCTAATCCCGGCGTCGGGTAAGGCCGACCTGCTGGAGGCGATCGCCGACTACCAGCGCGACCTGTAGCTAACGCCGGTCGGGCCGATGCCTCGGGTGCTCTGGGGGAAGGTCGTCCTCGGGCCACAGCTCCATGGCGTCTACATCAATGGTGGGCATCTTGTCGTCGCGCAGATTTGGCCCTGAGGGCAGCCCGGCGGTGACGTCGCCAACGGCCTCGCGCAGCTGATTGCGCAGGCCGCGCGTGCGTTTTTTAACGCTGCCCAGCAGGCCACCCAGCCTGTCTTGAGCTTCGGCCTGGAGTTTTTGGCGGCGATCTTGGGCCTCGGCCCCCAGCTTTTGGCGACCTTCCTGCAACTGTTCGTTCACCTGGTCGCGTACGGTCTGGGTGCCCTTGACGGCGGCGTCCCAGCTGCGGCGGGGGTCGGGCATTTTGTCTAGGGAAATGCGATCTAGGGGAATGCGATCAAAGGGAGACCTGCCAGCCGCTGGCTCCGGGGGCTGAGGTAACCCCTCGCGGACTAGGGGTGCAGCCCGCAGGGCGGCATCTTCGGCCATCATGCGGCGGCGACCGGTGCTGATGACCGCGATCGGGTCGAGGGTATAAACTCCCGGGGGCAGAGCGCTGGTGACCTCAGGAATAAACAGGTATTCAAGAATATTGCCGCTGGTGGGGTCAAAACGGTAGTCGGCGAGCTGACCCATGCGATCGCCGTGGTCTGACCACAGTTCGACCTCCCCCAGGGGCAGGCAATCTTGCAGGTGTTCATCGATCGCCTCGACCTGTGCCCCAGCTTTTACCACCACCCCATCGCGTCCGATAGAGCCAATCTGAGGCCACAGAAACCGCCGACTCTGGCGGTTCAACAGCCCGCCAGCGCTACAGCCAATGCCTTTGACCTGGTGGGTGCGCCCGTTCACCCAAATTTCGGCAACGGGGCCAAACTCTTCGGCGGTGTCGAGGTTAAGGGCTAGGCGATTGAGCAACTCGCTCTTCAGCAGGCCCTGGGGAAATGACCCGTCCATAATCAGTACTCCTATGATCGCGAGCCAGGCTTTGGCCTGGATGGGGGCTGTAACCCATGGTAGTCGATCAAAATTTGCGCTTGAAAACCCAATACTCAGCCTGGGGCACGGCGTCGAGTTTTGGGGGGCATGGGGGCGACAAAGCTGAGGTAAGACAGCCGGTTTGCCATTTTGAGTTATTTTCTAATCAGCTGCGGAGACTGAACTGATTCGCCCCGACAATTCCGCGTTAAAGTGAGCATGAATAGGTCATCTGGGGCGATGTTATGGCTGAGCACACCGGGAATATCTTACTGGTAGACGACGAGCCAGGTCTGCGCGAGGCGGTACAGGCCTACCTGGAGGACAGCGGTTTTACGGTGCGCGCCGCCAGCAACGCCAAGGAAGGCTGGGATCTCTTGCAGCAGGAAACGCCAGATGTCTTGATCTCCGACATCATGATGCCCCAGGTCGATGGCTACGCCTTTCTGGCCCAGGTGCGCGACGATATTCGCTTTAGGGGGCTGCCGGTGCTGTTTTTGACGGCGCGGGGTATGACTGGCGATCGCATCCAGGGCTATAACGCGGGCTGCGACGCCTACCTCTCCAAACCCTTCGACCCCGAAGAACTGGTGGCGGTGGTCAGCAATCTGATGGGTCGCCGCGCCGCCCAAACCCCCGACTCGGGCGACCTGCCCGACATCGCCGTCATGGCCCGCCAGATCGAAGAGATCAAGGCCATGCTGACCCAAAAAGGCGGCATCGCCAAGGTGGCTTCCGACATTCGCATCGACCTCACCCCCCGCGAGCAGAGCGTGCTCGACCTGGTGGCCGAGGGCCTAATGAATAAAGAAATCGCCAGCCGCCTGGAGACCAGCGTGCGCAACGTCGAAAAGTACGTCAGCCGCCTGTTTAGCAAGACCGGCACCAACAGCCGCACCGAGCTGGTGCGGTTTGCGCTGGAGCATGGCATGGTGACAACCTAGGGAATTTTGGATTTTAGATTTTGGATTTTGGCGGGGTGGGTGGGCACGCTGGGGGCAGGTGCATTTGGGTTTGAGGGTTGGATGAACAGGCTTTTAAGCAGCGGACAAAGGTGCTTAGGGAATTTTGGATTTTAGATTTTGGATTTTGGCGGGGTGGGTGGGCACGCTGGGGGCAGGTGCATTTGGGTTTGAGGGTTGGATGAACAGGCTTTTAAGCAGCGGACAAAGGTGTTGGCGCTGCGGGTCATTCGGCTGGTGGAGGCGTTGCCGCGAAAGCGATCGACGGATGTAATTGGCAGACAGCTGATTCGGTGTGGAACGTCAGTCGGTGCAAACTATCGAGCCGCCTGTCGAGCTAAGTCGGTTGCGGATTTGATTGCCAAGCTTGGCATCGTAGAGGAAGAGGCAGATGAATGCCTTTACTGGCTGGAGCTTTTGGTAGAAGCGGGCGACATTTCTGAAACCCAAGTCAAAAGCCTCATGCAAGAAACTAACGCCATCGTTGCTATGACCGTTGCCTCCATCAAAACCCTGCGAAGCCGCAAAACCAATCCAAAATCCAAAATCTAAAATCCAAAATTCAAACAACGGCTCCTGCCACCAGCCCCACCACTGCCCCAGCGGGCACCAGCTGCCAGGTGGGGCGGCGGAATTGCACCAGGGCCACCAGGGCAACGAGGCCCACGACAATCGCAACAACCGTGCGAGGCACGGTGTCTTGCAGCAGGGCCGCAGCGGCGAGGGGAACGGCGGCGGCGGCGATCGCCCCCAGCACCCCCGGCATCACCCCCTTGAGGAAGCTCTTTACCCAGGGGTTTCGT from Nodosilinea sp. PGN35 encodes the following:
- a CDS encoding RNA methyltransferase, with product MVLFRSQYPDLPRHPLVVCASLVENPMNLGMLCRTAEAFRLESLVLSDLALAQNRKFRQGAVATHQWQPLEACPGEQLPQWLAERRQQGYSPIALDLDPQATPLPKLRFLERTVLVLGRELTGIPPTVGAACDRLVAIPQYGVVQSLNVQTAAALAIYAYLGQWGMPPRL
- a CDS encoding 2TM domain-containing protein translates to MPPRWPRKPTREDPAYRKLEDRINFAVHVAAFTAVNSGLWFFHTLNPEWVPWVSKVTLAWLPVLLANAVYIFAIADYSPTPLASPGDPDPNSEP
- a CDS encoding DUF3181 family protein yields the protein MSDASTARAIESLAATIGDKVYLDVAKWHLYLRDAKLHTPLAEKLYPLVAGDKVTESAVADILTSTSVAIGGGQKTVTLADLIPASGKADLLEAIADYQRDL
- a CDS encoding response regulator transcription factor, with protein sequence MAEHTGNILLVDDEPGLREAVQAYLEDSGFTVRAASNAKEGWDLLQQETPDVLISDIMMPQVDGYAFLAQVRDDIRFRGLPVLFLTARGMTGDRIQGYNAGCDAYLSKPFDPEELVAVVSNLMGRRAAQTPDSGDLPDIAVMARQIEEIKAMLTQKGGIAKVASDIRIDLTPREQSVLDLVAEGLMNKEIASRLETSVRNVEKYVSRLFSKTGTNSRTELVRFALEHGMVTT
- a CDS encoding four helix bundle protein produces the protein MDEQAFKQRTKVLALRVIRLVEALPRKRSTDVIGRQLIRCGTSVGANYRAACRAKSVADLIAKLGIVEEEADECLYWLELLVEAGDISETQVKSLMQETNAIVAMTVASIKTLRSRKTNPKSKI